From Lycium ferocissimum isolate CSIRO_LF1 chromosome 12, AGI_CSIRO_Lferr_CH_V1, whole genome shotgun sequence, one genomic window encodes:
- the LOC132041109 gene encoding CSC1-like protein RXW8, whose protein sequence is MKLSALLTSAGVNIAVCVVLFILYSLLRKQPTFVNVYFSQRFAQVRKRQLGGFNFERFVPSPSWILKAWEASDEEIVAAGGLDAFVLVRMIVFSFRIFSIATTLGLFLVLPLNYFGQDIRRQQIPAESLELFTIVNVEPESKWFWVHCLALYIISCSACLLLYFEYKSISRKRLAYFTSSLSHPRYFTVLVRAIPKSKEESYSHTLEKFFTNYYASSYLSHQIVYRSGSVQKLLTDAEEVFRMLKTTQKELYDSGSNFMRCGLCGGTTSSFKMLPNERGRDKGRDDYDGSDLRKKECAAAVVFFRNRYAALVASQGLQSSNPMAWVTDLAPEPDDMYWSNICVPYRLLWIRKIALLVASILFVAFFLVPVSLTQSLVHLDKLQKTFPFLRGILKRKGVPQLVTGYLPSVVLILFSYMVPPLMMLFSKMEGSISRSGRKRSACIKVLCFFIWNVFFGNIVSGSVIERLNKIFKDVNNLLSTAVPSTATFFMTYVLTSGWASLSVELLQPLGLICRLFSRFILRNKEVESHGTLTFPYHTEVPRILLFGLFGFAYAILSPLILPFLVVYFSIAYLVYRNQILNVYVTKYQTGGTYWPIVHNTTIFSVVLMQIIALAVFGFKKSSSTSSFIIPLIICTLLFHEYCRERFGPLFKNPPAQILIDMDRDDEECGRMKEKYQQLTSAYCQFKSTSLTLGKAVPENDEENMCIRKVQDIEDINPGKSPSHLPPSCTSIDIKGSHLLSHTSLEIKSPPLLSPHASLEIRSPPHLPSSRTSLEIKSPPHLPSSRTSLESKSRPHLPSSHTFLEIKSPPHLPSSRTSWEIKNPSHLPPPRTSLEITKPHLPSPRTSLENRSSHLPSRHTPSEIKSPHLPSPRTSWEIKSPLLPSPHESSEIKSPRLASPRTSSEIKSPLLPSPCESPEIRSPFLASPRKSSDKSPRLPSPRKSLEIKSPHHPSSFTSLEVEESCGK, encoded by the exons ATGAAGCTATCTGCTCTTTTGACTTCTGCTGGAGTCAATATTGCAGTCTGTGTGGTGCTGTTCATTTTGTATTCCTTATTGAGGAAACAACCAACTTTTGTAAATGTCTACTTCAGCCAGAGATTTGCTCAGGTGCGAAAAAGACAGCTTGGTGGCTTTAACTTTGAGCGATTTGTTCCTTCTCCTAGTTGGATCTTGAAGGCATGGGAAGCATCTGATGAAGAAATAGTTGCTGCCGGGGGCTTGGATGCATTCGTGCTTGTGCGGATGATTGTTTTCAG TTTCCGAATATTCTCCATTGCAACTACTCTAGGCCTTTTCCTCGTGCTGCCTCTTAATTATTTTGGTCAAGATATACGACGTCAGCAAATTCCAGCTGAGTCATTGGAGCTATTCACCATTGTGAATGTTGAGCCAGAGTCAAAATG GTTCTGGGTTCACTGCCTCGCACTGTATATCATATCCTGCTCTGCTTGTCTTCTTCTTTACTTT GAGTACAAGAGTATCTCAAGGAAGCGGCTGGCATACTTCACTTCATCACTTTCCCACCCAAGATACTTCACAGTTCTGGTCCGTGCCATCCCAAAGTCTAAGGAAGAATCGTACAGTCATACACTGGAAAAATTCTTCACGAATTACTATGCATCAAGTTATCTATCTCATCAAATTGTCTATCGCTCTGGCTCTGTTCAGAAACTGCTG ACTGATGCAGAGGAGGTGTTCAGGATGCTTAAAACAACCCAAAAGGAGCTTTATGATTCTGGATCAAATTTTATGAGATGTGGCCTATGTGGAGGAACTACTTCGTCTTTCAAGATGCTTCCTAATGAGCGTGGTCGTGATAAAGGAAGAGATGATTATGATGGTTCAGATTTGAGAAAAAAG GAATGCGCAGCTGCTGTAGTTTTTTTCAGGAATCGGTATGCTGCTTTAGTTGCTTCTCAAGGACTTCAATCTTCGAATCCCATGGCATGGGTTACGGATCTTGCGCCAGAACCAGATGATATGTACTGGTCAAACATTTGTGTTCCTTACAGACTCCTTTGGATTCGTAAAATTGCGCTTCTAGTGGCCTCTATTCTTTTTGTGGCATTTTTCCTTGTGCCTGTTTCACTAACACAAAGTCTCGTTCACCTCGACAAGCTGCAAAAGACATTTCCATTTCTTAGAGGAATTTTAAAGAG GAAAGGAGTTCCTCAGCTTGTCACAGGATATCTACCAAGTGTTGTATTAATCTTATTTTCCTACATGGTTCCTCCGTTGATGATGCTATTTTCTAAAATGGAGGGCTCTATCTCACGTAGTGGCAGGAAGAGGAGTGCATGCATAAAAGTTCTATGCTTCTTCATCTGGAATGTTTTCTTCGGTAACATTGTATCCGGATCTGTTATTGAGagattaaataaaattttcaaggATGTAAACAATCTACTTTCAACGGCTGTGCCATCAACG GCCACCTTCtttatgacttatgttttgacaTCAGGCTGGGCAAGTCTGTCTGTTGAACTCTTACAACCATTGGGTCTCATCTGCAGATTGTTCTCCAGGTTTATTCTCAGAAACAAGGAGGTTGAGTCTCATGGAACACTGACATTTCCATACCATACAGAAGTCCCGAGGATCCTCCTATTTGGGCTTTTTGGTTTTGCATATGCCATTTTGTCACCCTTAATACTGCCATTCTTGGTGGTTTATTTTTCCATTGCTTACCTTGTATATCGTAATCAG ATTCTCAACGTATATGTGACAAAATATCAAACTGGTGGAACCTACTGGCCTATTGTGCACAACACAACAATATTCTCAGTGGTGCTGATGCAAATTATAGCATTGGCTGTCTTTGGATTTAAAAAATCTTCATCCACATCAAGCTTCATTATTCCATTGATAATCTGTACACTCCTCTTCCATGAGTACTGCAGGGAAAGGTTCGGACCGTTGTTCAAGAACCCTCCTGCTCAG ATCCTCATTGATATGGATAGGGATGACGAGGAATGTGGGAGGATGAAAGAGAAGTATCAACAACTCACATCAGCTTATTGTCAGTTCAAATCAACTTCACTTACACTGGGCAAAGCTGTTCCTGAAAATGACGAAGAGAACATGTGTATCCGTAAGGTTCAAGACATAGAAGACATTAATCCAG GGAAAAGTCCTTCGCATCTTCCTCCATCATGTACATCTATTGACATTAAAGGTTCTCATCTTTTATCACATACATCTTTGGAAATAAAAAGTCCTCCTCTTCTATCACCACATGCGTCTTTGGAAATTAGAAGTCCTCCACATCTTCCGTCATCACGTACGTCTTTGGAAATTAAAAGTCCTCCTCATCTTCCTTCATCACGTACATCTTTGGAAAGTAAAAGTCGTCCTCATCTTCCTTCATCacatacatttttagaaattaaaaGTCCTCCTCATCTTCCTTCATCGCGTACATCATGGGAAATAAAAAATCCTTCTCATCTTCCTCCACCACGTACGTCTTTGGAAATTACGAAACCTCATCTTCCTTCACCACGTACGTCTTTAGAAAATAGAAGTTCTCATCTTCCTTCACGACATACACcttcggaaattaaaagtcctCATCTTCCTTCGCCGCGTACATCTTGGGAAATTAAAAGTCCTCTTCTTCCTTCACCGCATGAATcttcggaaattaaaagtcctCGTCTTGCTTCACCGCGTACATcttcggaaattaaaagtcctCTTCTTCCTTCACCGTGTGAATCTCCGGAAATTAGAAGTCCTTTTCTTGCTTCACCCCGTAAATCTTCGGATAAAAGTCCTCGTCTTCCTTCACCGCGTAAATCCTTGGAAATTAAAAGTCCTCATCATCCTTCATCATTTACATctttggaagttgaagaatcGTGTGGCAAGTAG
- the LOC132039786 gene encoding transcription factor MYB36-like, with amino-acid sequence MGRAPCCDKNNVKKGPWSPEEDAKLKSYIEQHGTAGNWIALPQKIGLKRCGKSCRLRWLNYLRPNIKHGGFSEEEDNFILSFYISIGSRWSIIAAQLPGRTDNDIKNYWNTKLKKKLFGKQRKNLKGKSQKQGSRKIGRSEMISSSMVCDHNNIVNTNPSWPDQRPILQQIPYSNQEPHITNDHASIRKLLMNLGGKFSNDDDDKEINIGVPNPQYDPPMDNSLMQPIYDHNSINLMSSNPMDVINMTHSHFTNTQYNMDGKADCWADTDTDRRKLVERMGLDTPLVLAVNDGFAGEFEHMMYTSNSQKLDGLEMLYEDMVNNKPSTTLGGNLEWENMNNLVFPFAPLVASNNEGHQHCTLLQEGALDELRYTGDE; translated from the exons ATGGGAAGAGCACCTTGCTGTGACAAAAATAATGTCAAGAAAGGTCCATGGTCACCTGAAGAAGATGCTAAGTTGAAATCATACATTGAGCAACATGGCACTGCTGGAAATTGGATTGCTTTGCCTCAGAAAATTG gCCTGAAAAGATGTGGAAAGAGTTGTCGGCTTAGATGGTTAAACTATTTGCGACCAAACATCAAGCATGGTGGATtctcagaagaagaagataactTCATTTTGAGCTTCTATATAAGTATTGGAAGCAg GTGGTCTATTATTGCGGCACAACTTCCTGGAAGAACAGATAATGATATAAAGAACTACTGGAACACCAAGttaaagaagaaattatttggAAAACAGCGCAAAAATCTTAAAGGGAAAAGCCAAAAACAAGGATCAAGAAAAATAGGAAGGTCAGAAATGATCAGCTCCAGTATGGTTTGTGATCATAACAATATTGTTAACACAAACCCTAGCTGGCCTGATCAGCGTCCTATCTTGCAGCAAATACCATACTCAAATCAAGAACCACATATCACTAACGACCACGCTTCGATCAGAAAGTTATTGATGAATCTTggaggaaaattttcaaatgatgatgatgataaagaGATCAATATTGGAGTGCCAAATCCTCAATATGATCCTCCCATGGATAATTCTTTGATGCAACCAATATATGATCATAATTCTATCAATTTGATGTCTTCTAATCCAATGGATGTCATAAACATGACACATTCACATTTCACAAATACTCAATACAACATGGACGGGAAAGCAGACTGTTGGGCTGACACTGACACTGATAGACGAAAGTTAGTGGAGCGAATGGGATTAGATACTCCATTAGTCCTAGCAGTAAATGATGGTTTTGCTGGTGAGTTTGAGCATATGATGTACACAAGTAATTCACAAAAATTAGATGGTCTTGAAATGTTATATGAGGATATGGTTAATAATAAACCTTCAACTACTTTGGGAGGAAACTTGGAGTGGGAAAATATGAATAATTTGGTGTTTCCATTTGCTCCACTAGTTGCTTCTAACAATGAAGGTCATCAGCATTGCACTTTGCTTCAAGAAGGTGCACTTGATGAACTTAGGTACACTGGGGATGAATAA